The window GGGATGGGGTATGGTGGGAACACGGGAAGGAGGAATGGGATGGAGTAGcacaggaaggaggaaggagggcTGGGTTGGATTAGGGTTGATGAAAGAGCACAATAAAGAGGGATGGAACAAGAGCAGGGGTGAAAGAGATAGGACATGAAGGATGATGGAAGAGCCAAGAAGGAGGGAGGGTTTTAGTGGGTGATGGAGGACCTCAGGGTGGGAGAGTTTAATGGAATGAACCTGAGGGGAGGCTGGGTCCAGCAGGTGatcagggaatcacagaatcattaaggttggaaatgATCTCTGAGAGCACCAAGTCCAACTGAAGGGCACAAGGGCAGGGGGCCATGGGCAGCAGAGGAAGGGGGAtgtgggtgtgtgtgcaggCTGGGGTGAGCTGTGGGCAGGCTGGCATGGCACATGGCAGCCGTGACAAACACCAGCATCACAGGGACAATGCAGAGCTGAGGGCAACCTAGTGTGGGGTGACAGTGCTGGCAGTGAGGACCTGTGGGAGTTGACAAGGAGCCCTGCTggtgtggcacagctggggtcAGCACATGGGGATGGTGCCAGGGACAGACAGGTGGGTGAGGAGAGCATGGGACACCATGtgtgggctgggcagcaggcaggatggCAGGAACAGAGGCACAGGATCAGGTCACCCCACacctccctctgcagcagcactgccccagaCAGGACAGGCAGCACAGTCCCCCCCACCACAGCATGGGAAGGCAGCACCAAGGGTGGGGGTGAGGGGTTGCAGGGCCTTTATTCATCACACAACAAGCAGGCATGACACAGGGGTGCAGGATGGGGTGGGCAGAGAGCCTGTCATCGGGGCAGGAGGTGCCCTTCATGCGACCTTGGCATGGGCTGGTGAGAGGAAGCaggaggacagggcaggggcCAACGGCTTTACCCAAAACACCTCAGGTTTcaccccaggctgggcactggcatgtgggcAGGGGCAGAAtccatggaggggctggagtaGAATCAGCCAACTCCACACCTCAAGCAAATATTCCCCACAAATTCCTTGCCGGCTTCATCTCAGCCCCCCTGTGAAATGCCCAGCACCGCTATTGACAGAGTAAGACAGAACTGACCAATATTACAAATAATTAAAAGGcagttttaaaaatgagaaaccaCATTCCAAAAAAGTAGagagtcttttaaaaaaaccaaaccaaaccaaaaccccgATTATCCATGAAAATGctaaaaaccaccccaaaaatatctATGTACAGCAGGAGATTGCCCGTGGCAGTGCTGGACCCAACTCCTCCgtggcaggcagggacacagcccggccctggctgctggtgagggtgggcagcacccagctgggtgATGAGGGTCCCCTgggggctggctgggtgctgcaggagcaaaaGGCCATGGGTAGTGGGCCTGCTGGGCCCTGGCTGATGCTGGTGTGTCCGGGGACACCGGCAGTGAGCGGCTGTCACGGAGATGCTGACGGAGGCTGTGACGTGGCAgtgatgcagcagctgctgcggGCAGGAGAGGGCAGCAGCCTTGGCAGCACCGGCAATTCTTAGAGAAACTGTGAGATGACAATGTGCAGAGGCCCTGGGAGAGGTGTACAGAGCTCCAGAGTGATGCAGAGAGCCTTGGAGTGGTGTACAGAGCTCCAGAGCGATGCACAGAGCCCTTGGAGTGGTGTACAGAGCTCCAGAGCGATGCACAGAGCCCTTGGAGTGGTGtacagagctcctggagcactcTACAGAGCCCCAGAGCAATGCAGAGTCCTTGGAGCAGTGGATGGAGCCCCTGGGGCAATGCAGAGCCCTTGGAGCGGTGCACAGAGCCCCCAGAACAGggcacacagccccagagcaatGCGTTGAGCCCCAGCcacctgcaggcagctccaTCTGGGTGAATCCCTGCCTGGCCCCTGGCAGGCGGCTGGAAAATAGGTCAGGCAGCTGCCTCAGAAATCTCTGttctctcctggagctgcacaggggcaccaaggctgctctgtgtgggaGTGGGTAGCagtcccccagccccaggagctctgcagtgctgtgggggctgtggctgctgccccctccctccctgggtAAGGCTTTTTCTGGTGGTGACAGAGGGATGTGCGGCGCAGACCACGGGCCACGCTGCAGCCTCCCAAACCACAATCTCTTAATCCAATTGGTGCCTCTCCAAAGTAGCTCATTTcgggatttttaaaatgcacttgGTTTTACATTGCAGGCTGTCCGGAGTTGGGCAGGGCCAGAAGTggagatacaaaaaaaaaaaaaaagaaagaaaagaaagaaaaacaaaagagaaatatgtATATTCAGCACTTGGAGAAGAAATAACTACAAGTGGCCCCAAGCAGGGAGGTGGGTGCCAGGCAGGGGTACCACAACCCCTTGGGAGCAGGggatgtgcacacacacacacagaggcacaggccACCTCTCCCCATGCTGTGCACCCAGCGATCCCaacctgcagctggaggagcccGGGGACCACCCAgacccctgccagcagccaagGGCCTCAGCAGCACCCCAAGAGCGGGAGGGTGACCGAAGAGGgcccccagccagcccagcccgggtgagcacagggagcctccctcctccttcctgctgggGAAGCACACTCAGCCCGCGGCTGATGCAACCGCGCAGCAATCGGGCAATGGGCCCGGGATGCCGCAGGATGctggagcccaggcagggcagggcaggcagcagccacagccagcaccCTCCATCCGCGGGGTGGGTGCAGCATCACCCCTCGGCCGGTGCTTCCTTACAGCGGCCCAGCCCTCCCTATCGACAGCAGCAGCGCCTCCCATGGCTGCTCTCCCTTTCTCAGCCCTCGGCATAGCAGGGTCTCGCTGACACTCCCGGCGCGGTGGCACCGCCAGGAcccccggtgccggtgccgacAGCGGGTCCCTGCGCAGGCAGGAGGTGATGCAGCCACCCTGCCAGGGTGTCCCCGCAGCCCGGGGCTACCTCCGGCTCCACATCTGCTTCGTAAGCGTCCCCGGGGCCGAGGGGACGTTTAGGAGACAGATGAGCCCGCGCCGCCTCCGCGAGGGGCCCCGCGGGCTCAGCGCGGGCGCTCTTCCGGCAGGACAGTGGATGGCAGCCATGCTGCGTCCCCCGGCCCCCCGTCCTCACTCACTCGAGGCCCCCGGCTTCTCCTCTGCCCTGGGGGGGTCCGCGGGGTGCAGTTTGCACTTGGAGGGGGAGTGGCGGACCGTGGAGCGGGATGGCCGGGCAAAGCACGAGGTGAGGGACTGGGAGCTGCAGTCACACGCCGTGTCCTGCAAAGATAGACAGGGCACAGCGGAGTTAGAGGGGTCAGGCACCCTGTCCCCCGCCACGGCGGGACACCCCGGGGGGCTCCGTGCCTCGTTACCTCGCTGGCTAGAGCCGAGATGAGGTCGGGGTCCCGCAGGGCTGCGTCCTTACTGCCCTGGCCAGGGGACGAGGGCTTGGGGTCCTCGCAGCTGCCCTGCTTGAGGACCTTCTTGTTCAAGACACGGGAGATGTTTTCGTGGTGGGTGGCGGGGCTGGGGTGCTCGGCTCTCTTGCTCTCCTCCCCGGTGGCCTCCCTCTTCTCCTGGGGGGCAGTGGGGCTCTGCGCCCGCCCGCAGACGTTCCTGAAGAACTCCTGCACGAGGCCATACTTGGGTGCTTCGGGCTTGGCCCGGCTGCTCTCAGGGCAGCCCGGCTTCCAGATGGACTCGGTGCTGCCCGCGTGCTCCACCACGCTGAACAGGCTGGACAGGCCATCGTTGATGTTGCTGAGGACGGGGCTGTCGCGGGTGGTGGTGGAGCGGGCCCAGGCAGAGCCGTTCTGCTTGCTCTGGTGCAAGTTCCACAGGCTCCTGTCCTTGGAGGCGTCCAGCTTGGAGGAAGACCTCCTCTGGAGCTTCGGAGAGCCGTATTTTGGGGAGCAGCACGGCCGCTCGATCCTGGAGTGGACCTTATCCAGGGAGGAGGAGATCTGCTTGCTGCGCACGGACATGAGGGAGGAGCTGCGCGGGGACCAGCTCTTGCCATGCATGCCAGCACCACGGGGCAGGTCGGTCTGCAGGCCCACGCTCACCGTCTGGATGGTCTGTGTGCCCACGTGGGCCAGCCCCACTGTCTGGCTGGAGGTGCTTTTCACCTTCCTCTCGAGCGAGCTGGAGCGGATGGCCTGGCGCACGCAGTTGGTGATCTCCTTCATGTCGTCGCTCATGTTGCCGGAGATCTCCAGGTCGTGCAGCGAGGGCGGGAAGCGTGGCACCGGCGGCACCGCGCTCTCCCCCGCGCCGCcgtccagcagctcctgctgctgcttggagaaGTTGCACAGCCACTGGCTGTAGGTGCCCTCGGCGCTGGCCGACTCCTCCGGCTCCTTGGGCTTGGCCATGGTGAACAGGAATCCGGGCTCGATCATGATCTTGCCCTCCTTGTTGTGCACCAGAGGCGCCTCCAGCCGCCGCACCACCGGCGGGCTGTAGTAGATGCGGATCCCTGTCTTGTCAGGGGCCGTGTAGCTCCTCTGGATTTGTTTCTGAGCTGGGTCGTGCCCGGAGAGGCTGCTTGCCCGTGAGTAGTCCCAGGAGGAGATGCCCAGCTTCTCCTTGGCCAGGCTGTCGGGGGCAGGTTGTTCGATATTCACATATGTACAGTTGGAGGGAGGAAGGCTGGTGCTGTCCCGGATCCCGTTGGGCAGCATCTGGGTGGTTGAGGATGACTTTTTGCACCGGGCATGgtcacccagccctggcaccgtCTTTCCAGAGAGGTAGGGAGAACAGTCGAGCAAGCTTTCAAACTCTGACATGGAGGAAACAGACTTGGTCCTGTGGGAAGTGAGAGGATAGGGATCAAaagggggcagggaaggggattGGGGGACAGCTGAGGCACTCTGCTCCCACCCCAATGGGACCTTCCtgggcacccagccctgctcctcacagggagCCCTTTGCTTCCAGGACTATCCTGGAACAGGGTTGCATCTCCCCTGTGAGTGACTCTCAGGCATGTCAAGCCCTCTATGTTCCAGGGACTATGGAGGCATCAGCACACTCACCTTTTGAGGTTGGTTCCCTTGGCTTCTGCTTCAGAGATTGTCTCCTTGTCTGTGATTTTCTCATTGAGAGCCTAGGAGGGCACAGGAGAAAGCTCCAGAGTCAGCCAAGCACAGGACCAGAGCACAGAGatgggctggagctcaggggctgcatcctgctcccctccagcaCCACCAGCTTCCCCACACACTGAGGCACAGCAGTCCCAGGACTGCATGGGGCTTGCTGCAACCACATCTatttaaaatcagctttttatAACCCCACAGAAGCTCTTGGGGGTTCAGCCATTTCCTTCATGCTCTCATTCTCCTGGTGCTCTCCCTTGCAGCCTCATTTGCTGTTTAAGGGGGTTTTAACTGGGATTCACACATCCTCCCATCTAACCCTTAGCACAGACCTAGGAGCATCCTGAGAGCACTCCACCTTCTCTTACCCACCTCTTTCCAGTTGCTGCCGTGCTTCTCCATTTCAGAGTGCTTCAATGCCCATGGATTGGATCCTTTCTGCAACTGGAAAATGTATTGGTCACTCAACAAGTGCAACACGAGCCTCTCTGGGCAAAGCAAAAGCATGAAACATTCTCGGGGcaagcagcagaggctggaggaCACGTGCAGGATGGGAGACACCATACCTGGTTGAGTTTGTTCTGCAGGTCCTTTgcttgctgctctgcctgctgctgctcctccttgaAGCgagccagcagctccacctTCTCCTGGTTCCAGTTCTTCTCGCTGATCTGCAGCTGCTTGGTGAGGTCCATGACAGCGCTGTAGGACTCGGCCAGGAGATGCTGGTGCTCCTCACGCTCCCTCTTCAGTGCCACCTTCCAGTCTGGCAGCGCACGCTCTGCGATCCCTTTGCCTGCCTTTGACTCCAgctgtggggacatggtggTGGCTGTGAGGGACCCAGGGCTCTAGTGTGGTGCTGGACATCTCCAGCcaacaggcagggctgcagtgccagtcccatgctgccaggctgggcaatAAGCATGTCCCCAAGGACGTGACACACACAACATGGCTTGCTCATGGCACAGCCAAGCCATGGCCAGCCCTGGCTTGCAGCCACATCATGCCAGCTGGCCAGCAGATGGTCAcccagcaggacacaggctgaatgtcctgcctgcctggctgtgctcctgcctgcaggacaTGGCTCCTGGAGAGGGGCACCATCACCTGAGCGGCCCCCAAGGATGCAGCACCAGTGGGGTGGTGCCACCATGGCTGCTCTGCTTGCTTTTGAGGAGGAGATAAGGGAACTGGGGACTCATGCTCTGCCAGGAGAAATCCTGCCTGGAAAGTGCTGGCAcctgtgctggggagcagagctgatgtacagccatgggctgctgccagcacagcatgAGTGGAAACCTCTCAGCACTGGAAGGGCAGGGCTAGGGGACTGGTGGGACTCATCCTACAGGCAGGAGCTTCCCCCAGTGCCCAGGCAGCCCTCCCTCcacctcctgccttccctgcagcctTGCATCCCTTCTGCAGCATCCACAGGGATCCTGCACTGTGACTTGGGGTGGGGGAGAGGTGGGCTCtgatgctgctctcagctgcctGTCCTCAGGAGGGATGCTGagcccctgtcccatcccacccTCCCCAGACAGAGGAATAAAGAgcatcctctgctgctccacaggCAGATTTCCATGCCAGCCCCGTTGCCATGGAAACTCTCCTGCCTGAGTGGCTGCTAATTAAGATTCCCACAGTGccaccctgctcccagcccaatgcttggcacagggcacaggcaggcccccagccccccagcagGCACGGGGggggccctggcactgcccacctGGGCGATGTGGCACTTGAGCTCAGCACGCTCCATCTCCCAGGCAGCCTTGGCCTTGGtgaactgctgctgcagctcgcTGGCACCGCGCCGCTCCTCCCGCAGCTCCGTGCACAGCTCCTTCAGGGTCACCTTCATGTCTGCCAGAGTCTTGATGCACTCGTTGGGCTGCAGGAGAACAGGggtgagcacaggcagcacGAGGGGACCCAACAGGCTGGGACTCTGTGGGAGCTGTCCTCtctgcatcccagccctgcaggctgctgccaaggtgagggacaggggaaGGCACCATGGCAGGGGACCATCCCCACCCAGGCACACACCCCAAGAGGAGCCGCCAGCCACAGCAGGGGCTGATCCTACCCTGATCCACCCCCTGGGCTTGTGGGGACCCTGCTCACCGTGTTGGGGGTCCAGGTGTCCCCGGCACACATCTTGTTGTCTGCCTGTTGCTGTGGGGCTagctcctcctcttccagcaGCAGGTACAGCTCCTTCATGCTGTTCACCTGTGGGTCACACCATGGCTGGGGTGATATGGggacccacagcccctgggcagggatgggggacacccaaacagccctgggcaggacaAACAGGCGTGAGGGACACACCCAACAGTGTGGTCTCCCCTCCATGACAGGCCACTGTACCTCCAAAAAGTCCTCGCCCTCACTGTGCACCACCTTGCCCTGGCGCCAGCGCTTGAGGAACCACTTGAGCTTCAtgaagagcaggaggaagctCTGCCTGAACTGCTGTGACTCCTGCACCAGCAGGTTCTTTTCCTGGCTCCAGAACTTCTGCTCCAGCCGCCTCTGCAGGTTGAGGCTCTGCAGCTCAAACTCCCGTCGCAGCAGTGCTTTCTGGTGGTCCTCCTTCAGCTGGGGAGAGATGAGTGGCTCCAGGACAGGCACATGGTGGCAGCCATGTGATGCTTCCCCCCCAGGGCCTGGGCTGAGCCTGGTGCCAGCCCCATATCCCCATCTGGGGGAGCTGTACCACTCTGGAgcatgctggggacagcagggcaaCGGGGGAAGCCCTGCATGGCTCCATGTACAAGGAGGAGTGTGCTCAGCCTCGAAAATGGGACATGCTGGGTGTGCTCCCAGGTGACACCCAGGACCCCACATGGGTCatagggctggaggtggcactgccatGGGTTGAGGACAGCTGTCTCCCAGGGGCAGAGGCTGTTCCCTACTCACCTGGCAGATCTTCTGTGAGAAGTTGTCCACCTCGTCCTtcctcagctgcctctcctgtgagagctgctcctgcagcccccgcAGGCTCTCGTTGGCCTCGGacagcaccagctgcagctccttcatcTGTAACAGCCCCAGAAGGGGATGGCAAAGCTGGCCTGCACTTCCCCGTGTCCCTCCCTGAGCAGGCTCTGCAgcttcccctgtccccagctcccaaaaggctgtcccacagccctgtggccGAGGGGACACggctcccaggctgtgccatACCTCGGTGGCGTAGGAGTCGTTCTCCTCAGCCCGGCAGTGTTTGTAGCTCCGGGCATGGGCGGGGTCCGTGTCCTTGGCGTGGGGGATGCGAAAAGGGTCGGCGTCCCTAAAATCAGGCTGCTGCATGCGTGGGCAAGTTAATGAGAACAAACCAAAAGAgcgggaaggggaaaaaaaaaacaaaacagaaaacaaaacaatgggTCTCCGAAACAGTAAAGAACTACAAGACAACAAaaaggatgaggaggagaaggagcttCATCACCATGGCGGGAGACAATGAGGAAaccaaaaggaaacacaggatGAGGAGACACGTGGCCTGGATTGtttggggaaaggggaaaaaagagagaaagagggaaaaaatgtgcAAACACCAGTTACGGTGCCATGCAGTGACTGGGGGAGACTGGGACCTCGGGCTGGGGGGACCACATGCAGAACAATAGGACTCTGAACAAGCGAGTGTGCTCCAGAAAGGGGCTTGTGCCTGCAGCCCCAACCACCACTGACACCCCTGTCACGAGCTGGGACCCCTGAGGACAGTGGGACAGCAGGGCATGaactgctctgcactgctccaAAGGTGTTCTCCCTTGGATGCAGATTTGCCCTGAAGCCTTTGCTCTCCAAATTACCCTGCCTGGGTGCCTCTGGGGACGGAGGATTCCTGCAAGTGAGTGCCTACAATTTGGGGTGCTTTCGGAGGCTGCAGGCTGCTCTCCTCCCACCCAGCTCATCCCCAACAAGCAAAGAGCTTCTGAGACACAATGTTGGGCTAAGCCAGGGAGAGCAGCCAAAACATCAGCCCCTGCTAAGGTGGGATTGCACCTGAGACCCcttggccatgggcagggcagcCTTGGCACaaccagcctgtgccagggtgcCCACTGCCTCCTGCGCTGGGCACACTCTGTTGGAGCAGAGTCCTACCTTGTCCCCGGTGCCACTGGCATGCAGTGAGGTGTTAGTTTGGATTTTGctctggagaggcaggagggaggtTACAGTGGGGATCAGGGTTTGCTCCATTAAAGCAGGAGGAAACGTGGTGGCAAATAAAGCGGCAGCTGCTGTGAGGGATGTGGGAAGAAGCCATACCTGGAAGTCAGAGGCATGCTCTTTGGTGACATcgtggctgctggggctggagaaggggaaTGAGTCCGCGTGCTCCTTGAAGCCACCGGTGAGGTGGTCCACCTTCCTCACGAAGCAGCCCAGGTCCTGCTGGAGCACGCCcagcctcatcagcagcacATTCATCAGCTTGGCATCGCTGGGGCTGTCACCACCGCTGCCCACCGCCTCgcccagcagcacccctgcACACTCGTTGTCCAAGCAAGCCTTCAGCCCCGAGGTGAACCCGTTGGCATCCGAAATCAAGACATCGATAGCTTTACTGACCAGCGTCGCCTGGTCCCGGATGCCCAGCAAGGTCTCCAGGTCCTTGGGCTTGAGCACTTTGGCAGGGCCATCGGGCAccttcccagtgcccagcccccTGTCCTGCACGTCGGCCTCGCTGCTGCCCACACCATCCCTCCAGCCGGCGGTGGGCACGCACTGCGCCGAGTCGCCAGCCTCGGCGTCGGTCTCCAGCATGGGCCGGGTGCTCTGGCAGGAGGCCAGGTCGCAGCGCTGCAGGTTGGAGAGCAGCACCCTGTTCTCGTACTGCAGCTTCTTCACCTTGCCGCTGAGCTCGCTGATCTGCACCTTGGCCGTGGCCAGCTCCTCCTGCGAGGGCTCGCTGACCACCGAGCAGCTGTCCTCGGACAGCGTCACGTCCAGCTCGTGCTCCGACTTGTACTTGCTCAGCTCGCTCAGGAGCAGCTTGTTCTGgtcctccagctccagcagcgaGCGCCTCAGCAGCTCGGCCTCCTCCTCCACGAACTGCAGGtgccgccgcagctcggccaCCGTGTCCCCCGCGTCCCCGCAGCCGGAGACGCCCGCCAGGAACCGCGCGTCCTGCC of the Molothrus aeneus isolate 106 chromosome 17, BPBGC_Maene_1.0, whole genome shotgun sequence genome contains:
- the MTCL2 gene encoding microtubule cross-linking factor 2 isoform X1; its protein translation is MLDAGTDGLLRELEDLRSENDYLKDEIEELRAEMLEMRDVYMEEDVYQLQELRQQLDQASKTCRILQYRLRKAERRSLRVAQTGQVDGELIHSLEQDVKVAKDVSVRLHNELEVVEKKRIRLEEENEELRQRLIETELAKQVVQNEMDKLRENSLKKRGSRSLGKTEKKPSVQEDSADLKCQLHFAKEESALMCKKLTKLAKENDGMKEELLKYRSLYGDLDSSLSVEELADSPHSREAELKVHLKLVEEEANILSRRIVELEVENRGLRAEMDDMKGQGDRELPGQDARFLAGVSGCGDAGDTVAELRRHLQFVEEEAELLRRSLLELEDQNKLLLSELSKYKSEHELDVTLSEDSCSVVSEPSQEELATAKVQISELSGKVKKLQYENRVLLSNLQRCDLASCQSTRPMLETDAEAGDSAQCVPTAGWRDGVGSSEADVQDRGLGTGKVPDGPAKVLKPKDLETLLGIRDQATLVSKAIDVLISDANGFTSGLKACLDNECAGVLLGEAVGSGGDSPSDAKLMNVLLMRLGVLQQDLGCFVRKVDHLTGGFKEHADSFPFSSPSSHDVTKEHASDFQQPDFRDADPFRIPHAKDTDPAHARSYKHCRAEENDSYATEMKELQLVLSEANESLRGLQEQLSQERQLRKDEVDNFSQKICQLKEDHQKALLRREFELQSLNLQRRLEQKFWSQEKNLLVQESQQFRQSFLLLFMKLKWFLKRWRQGKVVHSEGEDFLEVNSMKELYLLLEEEELAPQQQADNKMCAGDTWTPNTPNECIKTLADMKVTLKELCTELREERRGASELQQQFTKAKAAWEMERAELKCHIAQLESKAGKGIAERALPDWKVALKREREEHQHLLAESYSAVMDLTKQLQISEKNWNQEKVELLARFKEEQQQAEQQAKDLQNKLNQLQKGSNPWALKHSEMEKHGSNWKEALNEKITDKETISEAEAKGTNLKRTKSVSSMSEFESLLDCSPYLSGKTVPGLGDHARCKKSSSTTQMLPNGIRDSTSLPPSNCTYVNIEQPAPDSLAKEKLGISSWDYSRASSLSGHDPAQKQIQRSYTAPDKTGIRIYYSPPVVRRLEAPLVHNKEGKIMIEPGFLFTMAKPKEPEESASAEGTYSQWLCNFSKQQQELLDGGAGESAVPPVPRFPPSLHDLEISGNMSDDMKEITNCVRQAIRSSSLERKVKSTSSQTVGLAHVGTQTIQTVSVGLQTDLPRGAGMHGKSWSPRSSSLMSVRSKQISSSLDKVHSRIERPCCSPKYGSPKLQRRSSSKLDASKDRSLWNLHQSKQNGSAWARSTTTRDSPVLSNINDGLSSLFSVVEHAGSTESIWKPGCPESSRAKPEAPKYGLVQEFFRNVCGRAQSPTAPQEKREATGEESKRAEHPSPATHHENISRVLNKKVLKQGSCEDPKPSSPGQGSKDAALRDPDLISALASEDTACDCSSQSLTSCFARPSRSTVRHSPSKCKLHPADPPRAEEKPGASTCNVKPSAF
- the MTCL2 gene encoding microtubule cross-linking factor 2 isoform X2, encoding MLDAGTDGLLRELEDLRSENDYLKDEIEELRAEMLEMRDVYMEEDVYQLQELRQQLDQASKTCRILQYRLRKAERRSLRVAQTGQVDGELIHSLEQDVKVAKDVSVRLHNELEVVEKKRIRLEEENEELRQRLIETELAKQVVQNEMDKLRENSLKKRGSRSLGKTEKKPSVQEDSADLKCQLHFAKEESALMCKKLTKLAKENDGMKEELLKYRSLYGDLDSSLSVEELADSPHSREAELKVHLKLVEEEANILSRRIVELEVENRGLRAEMDDMKGQGDRELPGQDARFLAGVSGCGDAGDTVAELRRHLQFVEEEAELLRRSLLELEDQNKLLLSELSKYKSEHELDVTLSEDSCSVVSEPSQEELATAKVQISELSGKVKKLQYENRVLLSNLQRCDLASCQSTRPMLETDAEAGDSAQCVPTAGWRDGVGSSEADVQDRGLGTGKVPDGPAKVLKPKDLETLLGIRDQATLVSKAIDVLISDANGFTSGLKACLDNECAGVLLGEAVGSGGDSPSDAKLMNVLLMRLGVLQQDLGCFVRKVDHLTGGFKEHADSFPFSSPSSHDVTKEHASDFQPDFRDADPFRIPHAKDTDPAHARSYKHCRAEENDSYATEMKELQLVLSEANESLRGLQEQLSQERQLRKDEVDNFSQKICQLKEDHQKALLRREFELQSLNLQRRLEQKFWSQEKNLLVQESQQFRQSFLLLFMKLKWFLKRWRQGKVVHSEGEDFLEVNSMKELYLLLEEEELAPQQQADNKMCAGDTWTPNTPNECIKTLADMKVTLKELCTELREERRGASELQQQFTKAKAAWEMERAELKCHIAQLESKAGKGIAERALPDWKVALKREREEHQHLLAESYSAVMDLTKQLQISEKNWNQEKVELLARFKEEQQQAEQQAKDLQNKLNQLQKGSNPWALKHSEMEKHGSNWKEALNEKITDKETISEAEAKGTNLKRTKSVSSMSEFESLLDCSPYLSGKTVPGLGDHARCKKSSSTTQMLPNGIRDSTSLPPSNCTYVNIEQPAPDSLAKEKLGISSWDYSRASSLSGHDPAQKQIQRSYTAPDKTGIRIYYSPPVVRRLEAPLVHNKEGKIMIEPGFLFTMAKPKEPEESASAEGTYSQWLCNFSKQQQELLDGGAGESAVPPVPRFPPSLHDLEISGNMSDDMKEITNCVRQAIRSSSLERKVKSTSSQTVGLAHVGTQTIQTVSVGLQTDLPRGAGMHGKSWSPRSSSLMSVRSKQISSSLDKVHSRIERPCCSPKYGSPKLQRRSSSKLDASKDRSLWNLHQSKQNGSAWARSTTTRDSPVLSNINDGLSSLFSVVEHAGSTESIWKPGCPESSRAKPEAPKYGLVQEFFRNVCGRAQSPTAPQEKREATGEESKRAEHPSPATHHENISRVLNKKVLKQGSCEDPKPSSPGQGSKDAALRDPDLISALASEDTACDCSSQSLTSCFARPSRSTVRHSPSKCKLHPADPPRAEEKPGASTCNVKPSAF